The Deinococcus sonorensis KR-87 genome includes a window with the following:
- a CDS encoding GNAT family N-acetyltransferase yields the protein MNPLDNPFWHALTGPQRPYSRSGGQAARYEPQFAPMAGLEANTPAAWADLTTLTPPGDTVALFGPTLLDAPAGWTRVGQGDPIQMVQLQAQAPLPTPAGFTVRPLGEADVPAILALVQLTRPGPFRPQTVELGLYLGLWDERHPDGPLLAAMTGERARLEGAREISAVCTHPDYRRQGLARTLVSQVAAHTRAAGQRPFLHVNRDNTAAQATYASLGFEAREQLWVSVMRRDEAAEGGLHSQA from the coding sequence GTGAATCCGCTGGACAATCCGTTCTGGCACGCCCTGACCGGCCCCCAGCGGCCCTACAGCCGCAGCGGTGGGCAGGCGGCCCGCTACGAGCCCCAGTTCGCCCCGATGGCCGGACTGGAGGCCAACACGCCCGCGGCCTGGGCCGACCTGACCACGCTGACTCCTCCGGGCGACACGGTGGCCCTGTTCGGCCCGACCCTGCTGGACGCCCCGGCCGGCTGGACCCGGGTGGGCCAGGGCGACCCGATCCAGATGGTGCAGCTGCAGGCCCAGGCTCCCCTGCCGACCCCCGCCGGGTTCACCGTGCGCCCGCTGGGTGAGGCGGACGTTCCGGCCATCCTGGCGCTGGTGCAGCTGACCCGGCCGGGCCCCTTCCGGCCCCAGACGGTGGAACTGGGCCTGTATCTGGGCCTCTGGGACGAGCGGCACCCGGACGGCCCCCTGCTGGCAGCCATGACCGGCGAGCGGGCCCGTCTGGAGGGGGCCCGTGAGATCAGCGCCGTCTGCACCCACCCGGACTATCGCCGTCAGGGGCTGGCCCGCACGCTGGTGTCGCAGGTGGCCGCGCATACCCGTGCGGCTGGGCAGCGGCCCTTCCTGCACGTGAACCGCGACAACACGGCGGCCCAGGCCACCTACGCCAGCCTGGGCTTTGAAGCCCGGGAACAGCTGTGGGTGAGCGTGATGCGCCGCGACGAGGCAGCCGAGGGCGGCTTACACTCTCAGGCATGA
- a CDS encoding DUF1028 domain-containing protein: MTFSIVGRDARTGDLGVAVASKFLAVGALVPYARSGVGAVATQSYVNPKFGPDGLRLLSEGYAAAEVMALFRQQDGQIEQRQFGLVSASGDSATHTGSGCHAWAGGMARPDVAVQGNILTGPEVVDAMLSAWDKEAALPLPRRLLAALLAGDAAGGDRRGRQSAALLVVGPGRGYGGLSDDWVNLRADDHPQPVQELARLLDTFDLLFGRPEQTRLLSAEELGWLRAELVRQGYVPELPDGPWDQATEAALWALYGTENLEERWVAGGQVDPVALAYLQQRWS; this comes from the coding sequence ATGACCTTCTCGATCGTGGGGCGCGACGCCCGGACCGGTGACCTGGGCGTGGCGGTGGCCAGCAAATTCCTGGCGGTGGGCGCGCTGGTGCCGTACGCCCGCAGCGGGGTGGGCGCGGTGGCCACCCAGAGTTACGTGAACCCGAAGTTTGGACCGGACGGCCTGCGCCTGCTCTCCGAGGGATACGCGGCGGCCGAGGTCATGGCGCTCTTCCGGCAGCAGGATGGGCAGATCGAGCAGCGGCAGTTCGGACTGGTCAGTGCCAGCGGGGACAGCGCCACCCACACCGGCAGCGGCTGTCACGCCTGGGCCGGTGGGATGGCCCGCCCGGACGTGGCGGTGCAGGGCAACATCCTGACCGGGCCGGAGGTGGTGGACGCGATGCTGTCCGCCTGGGACAAGGAAGCCGCCCTGCCGCTGCCCCGTCGGCTGCTGGCCGCCCTGCTCGCGGGTGACGCGGCCGGCGGCGACCGGCGTGGCCGGCAGTCGGCCGCGCTGCTGGTGGTGGGACCGGGACGCGGGTACGGCGGCCTGAGCGACGACTGGGTCAACCTGCGCGCCGACGACCATCCGCAGCCGGTGCAGGAACTGGCGCGGCTGCTGGACACCTTCGACCTGCTGTTCGGGCGGCCGGAGCAGACCCGGCTCCTAAGTGCGGAGGAACTCGGGTGGCTGCGCGCCGAGCTGGTGCGGCAGGGGTACGTGCCGGAGCTGCCGGACGGCCCCTGGGACCAGGCCACCGAGGCCGCGCTGTGGGCACTGTACGGCACCGAGAATCTGGAGGAGCGCTGGGTGGCGGGCGGGCAGGTGGATCCGGTGGCGCTGGCGTACCTGCAGCAGCGCTGGTCCTGA
- a CDS encoding S9 family peptidase has translation MPSVQPDSLYALTFPSDPQLSPDGRRAVFVLTRIEEEDPLAADPAFPKPRYRSRLQLTDGGPARDLTAGRGRDASPRWSPDGRTIAFLSDRDERTKGRMQLYVLAPDGGEARQLTTFKTGVSGAEWSPDGQFLSFQSRGDTEDKREERGEPYATEALSYRSNGRGLLPETPAALYLHRLDSGETRLWHQPEQPISDYAWWPDGRGVLLVSSLSNTDAAQWRSEVFDLPLEGERRQLTSWAAPIGNLAPHPDGVRFAGVGRAPGTLNTQDPHVFLFSESGEGRRLDGGWDRPTSNIVAGDLHVGSFPERPRWRDEQILTLLSTLGGSTAIIELGLDGEVQVQQHDPERLISAFSLQAGQLAWLSESVTEPPELYLNGERITHQGATLPFTPRGAQRVTFQNELGEGEGWVMLPEGDGPFPALLNIHGGPHTAYGHGFMHEFQLFAQQGYAVCYSNPRGSVGYGQAWSDDIQDRWGTVDMQDLLAFFDACLAQMPQLDARRTAVMGGSYGGYMTNWITSQTDRFQAAVTDRSICNLISFGGTSDIGARFWDDELGGNFQRSHDVPHLWQMSPLNYVEQVSTPTLIIHSLDDLRCPIEQGEQWYTALQLHGVPTRFVRFPGEDHELSRSGRPDRRVRRLQEYLDWLKRYL, from the coding sequence ATGCCGTCCGTCCAACCTGACAGCCTGTATGCCCTGACGTTTCCCTCGGACCCCCAGCTGTCCCCGGACGGCCGGCGCGCGGTCTTCGTGCTGACCCGCATCGAGGAGGAGGACCCGCTGGCGGCGGATCCCGCTTTTCCCAAGCCGCGCTACCGCAGCCGCCTGCAGCTGACCGACGGCGGCCCGGCCCGCGATCTGACCGCCGGGCGGGGCCGCGACGCCTCGCCGCGCTGGTCGCCAGACGGGCGCACCATCGCGTTCCTGAGCGACCGGGACGAGCGCACCAAGGGGCGCATGCAGCTGTATGTGCTCGCGCCGGACGGCGGCGAGGCCCGCCAGCTCACCACCTTCAAGACGGGCGTGTCGGGCGCGGAATGGAGCCCGGACGGGCAGTTCCTAAGTTTCCAGAGCCGGGGCGACACGGAGGACAAGCGGGAGGAGCGCGGCGAGCCGTACGCCACCGAGGCGCTGTCCTACCGCTCCAACGGACGGGGCCTGCTGCCCGAGACGCCGGCGGCGCTGTACCTGCACCGGCTGGACAGCGGCGAGACCCGGCTGTGGCACCAGCCGGAGCAGCCGATCAGCGACTATGCGTGGTGGCCGGATGGGCGCGGCGTGCTGCTGGTCAGCAGCCTGAGCAACACCGACGCGGCCCAGTGGCGCAGCGAGGTGTTCGACCTGCCGCTGGAGGGAGAACGCCGGCAGCTCACCAGCTGGGCCGCTCCGATCGGCAATCTGGCCCCGCATCCGGACGGGGTGCGCTTCGCCGGGGTGGGCCGCGCCCCCGGCACCCTCAACACCCAGGACCCGCACGTGTTTCTGTTCTCGGAGAGTGGCGAGGGCCGCCGGCTGGACGGCGGCTGGGACCGGCCCACCAGCAACATCGTGGCCGGCGACCTGCACGTGGGCAGCTTTCCGGAGCGCCCGCGCTGGCGCGACGAGCAGATTCTGACGCTGCTGTCCACCCTGGGCGGCAGCACCGCCATCATCGAGCTGGGGTTGGACGGAGAGGTGCAGGTGCAGCAGCACGACCCGGAGCGCCTGATCAGCGCTTTCAGCCTGCAGGCCGGGCAGCTGGCGTGGCTCTCGGAGAGCGTGACCGAGCCGCCTGAGCTGTACCTGAACGGCGAGCGCATCACCCATCAGGGGGCCACGCTGCCCTTCACGCCGCGGGGGGCGCAGCGCGTGACGTTCCAGAACGAGCTGGGGGAAGGCGAAGGCTGGGTGATGCTGCCGGAAGGTGACGGCCCCTTCCCCGCCCTGCTGAATATCCACGGCGGGCCGCACACCGCCTACGGGCACGGCTTCATGCACGAGTTCCAGCTGTTCGCGCAGCAGGGCTACGCCGTGTGCTACAGCAACCCGCGCGGCTCGGTGGGCTACGGACAGGCCTGGTCCGACGACATCCAGGACCGCTGGGGCACGGTGGACATGCAGGACCTGCTGGCCTTCTTCGATGCCTGCCTGGCACAGATGCCGCAGCTGGACGCCAGGCGCACCGCCGTGATGGGCGGCAGCTACGGCGGCTACATGACCAACTGGATCACCAGCCAGACCGACCGCTTCCAGGCGGCCGTCACCGACCGCAGCATCTGCAACCTGATCAGCTTCGGCGGCACCTCCGACATCGGGGCGCGCTTCTGGGACGACGAGCTGGGCGGCAACTTCCAGCGCAGCCACGACGTGCCGCACCTGTGGCAGATGAGCCCGCTGAATTACGTGGAGCAGGTGAGCACGCCGACCCTGATCATCCACAGCCTGGACGACCTGCGCTGTCCGATCGAGCAGGGCGAGCAGTGGTACACCGCGCTTCAGCTGCACGGCGTTCCGACCCGCTTCGTGCGCTTTCCCGGCGAGGACCATGAGCTGAGCCGCTCAGGCCGCCCCGACCGGCGGGTGCGGCGGCTGCAGGAGTACCTGGACTGGCTGAAGCGCTACCTGTAA
- a CDS encoding Ig-like domain-containing protein, which translates to MIACLSLGLMACGNTPTPTNVVAVQSVDITLEGNVVVLGGTLKANARVNGVAGGQQPAQTVLWSSSDDNIASVNSNGLITAHAVGTVTITATSTVPGYTSKSAQATVTVSAVAPTVFRFSFRPATSNDITPPGYTPENGLAYSAARGYGWVTEATARTPTPTPLDISVNARNRRGNPGVAVGLEERQYALIHLQCASICRDPKVSASAAWEYKVPNGNYTVTVGVGDADTSTFTSGPSEHVINVEGKALINKFVPSKENLFREATTTVEVSDGLLTIDAVGGTNTKINYVIISVVK; encoded by the coding sequence TTGATTGCCTGCCTCTCGTTGGGCCTGATGGCCTGCGGAAACACGCCCACGCCTACTAATGTGGTGGCGGTGCAGAGCGTGGACATTACCCTGGAGGGCAACGTGGTGGTGCTGGGCGGCACCCTGAAGGCTAATGCCCGCGTGAACGGAGTGGCGGGCGGCCAGCAGCCCGCGCAGACGGTGCTGTGGAGCAGCAGCGACGACAACATCGCTTCGGTGAACAGCAATGGCCTGATCACTGCTCATGCCGTCGGTACCGTGACCATTACGGCCACCTCGACGGTCCCCGGCTACACCAGCAAGTCGGCGCAGGCGACCGTGACGGTCAGTGCGGTGGCCCCCACTGTGTTCCGCTTCAGCTTCCGGCCCGCTACCTCGAACGACATTACGCCGCCCGGGTACACCCCGGAGAACGGTCTGGCCTACAGCGCCGCTCGTGGTTACGGCTGGGTCACGGAAGCCACCGCTCGCACCCCCACCCCCACCCCGCTGGACATCTCGGTGAACGCCCGCAACCGTCGCGGCAATCCCGGCGTGGCGGTCGGGCTAGAGGAGCGTCAGTACGCCCTCATTCACCTGCAGTGCGCCAGCATCTGCCGTGATCCGAAGGTGTCGGCCAGCGCCGCCTGGGAGTACAAGGTGCCGAACGGCAATTACACCGTGACGGTGGGTGTCGGCGACGCCGATACCAGCACCTTCACCTCCGGACCTAGCGAGCATGTGATCAACGTGGAAGGCAAGGCGCTGATCAACAAGTTCGTGCCGTCCAAGGAGAACCTGTTCCGCGAGGCGACCACTACCGTCGAGGTCTCGGACGGCCTGCTGACCATCGATGCGGTGGGCGGCACCAACACCAAGATCAACTACGTGATCATCTCCGTTGTGAAGTAA
- a CDS encoding SDR family oxidoreductase, whose protein sequence is MNLSGKVVLITGASGGIGLAAARLFAAQGARVALAARSAERLQALAEELPGALAVPTDMLDDAAVRRMVTGTHRHYGQLDVLVNNAGRGMHVPVEQASLEDYRQLLDLNVVSVLNAMQAAIPLMRQQGGGAIVNVSSGTTKMLIPGLAPYSSSKHALNNLSLVARAELAPDGIVVSVVHPGMTDTDFGRNSVSATPERAGSYRQGDPPEYAAGLILEAVQTGAAEVYAASVQARLDRASV, encoded by the coding sequence ATGAATCTCTCTGGAAAAGTCGTGCTGATCACTGGGGCGTCCGGTGGAATCGGGCTGGCCGCCGCGCGGCTGTTTGCTGCCCAGGGCGCCCGGGTGGCGCTGGCCGCCCGATCTGCGGAGCGGCTGCAGGCGCTGGCCGAGGAACTGCCGGGCGCCCTGGCGGTGCCCACCGACATGCTCGACGACGCGGCGGTGCGCCGGATGGTGACGGGCACCCACCGTCATTACGGACAGCTGGACGTGCTGGTCAACAACGCCGGGCGCGGCATGCATGTGCCGGTGGAGCAGGCCAGCCTGGAGGATTACCGCCAGCTGCTGGACCTGAACGTGGTCAGCGTGCTGAACGCCATGCAGGCGGCCATTCCGCTGATGCGGCAGCAGGGGGGCGGCGCCATCGTGAATGTCAGCTCCGGCACCACCAAGATGCTGATTCCCGGGCTCGCCCCGTACTCGTCGAGCAAGCACGCCCTGAACAACCTCTCGCTGGTGGCCCGCGCTGAACTCGCCCCGGACGGCATCGTGGTGAGCGTGGTGCATCCGGGCATGACCGACACCGACTTCGGCCGCAACTCGGTGTCGGCCACCCCCGAGCGGGCCGGCAGCTATCGCCAGGGTGACCCACCGGAGTACGCCGCCGGCCTGATCCTGGAGGCGGTCCAGACGGGCGCGGCCGAGGTGTATGCCGCCAGCGTCCAGGCGCGGCTGGACCGGGCCAGCGTCTAG
- a CDS encoding glycerol-3-phosphate acyltransferase: protein MLFLSIVLLALAFLVGSLPLGHLLLARLGLDTRVNSAYNLGVENVLRRVGPGPALLSAALDAAKGFLAVLMTSSLSGVSGSGPELSVLAGLAAYLGHLNPPARLYGATAPRGRGNLVLLGVLAGLSVAAHLNYWYTVLPLVVYAGVLGLGGFVSVATLAGLAVFALLIGLSGLGVAAKLAALALLLSAAWRFKENIGRVLDGTEPRIGQDVPVTGKRDDVVVAAFMIHPLDLQDFWQSRRFSWMRPLVQRGVIREQTVRQMAESIRPMKVGELSGIRTTGGKEVRAYLLSSPLLPEVFRDNPELATRRAVEGARLAQELGASVFGLGAFWSVVGNKGIDVQAAVPGITVTNGGAYTSGTIKAAIPGILQHFQAEGRDLKQATAAVVGANGVVAFGIARTIAPQVRRVIMLGRDLERLERSANTLRRANKDTEIITTTDYGALREADLIFTATSDPDPVIFPQHVKPGTWIFDEGRPADVDDSVRAVPGVRIIPGGVVRPPGRMQTQVNLHFGEGAVPACLAETLIIAATGEHERKSLGAQTLTENVNFFVEQADRLGFHVVD from the coding sequence ATGCTCTTTCTTTCCATCGTGCTGCTGGCGCTCGCCTTTCTGGTGGGCAGCCTGCCGCTGGGCCACCTGCTGCTGGCGCGGCTGGGGCTGGATACCCGTGTCAACAGCGCCTACAACCTGGGCGTCGAGAATGTCCTGCGCCGCGTCGGACCGGGGCCGGCGCTGCTGAGCGCGGCCCTGGACGCCGCCAAGGGCTTCCTGGCCGTCCTGATGACCTCCAGCCTGAGCGGCGTGAGCGGCAGCGGCCCGGAGCTGAGCGTGCTGGCCGGGCTGGCCGCCTACCTGGGTCACCTGAACCCGCCCGCCCGGCTGTACGGGGCCACCGCCCCGCGTGGACGCGGCAACCTGGTGCTGCTGGGGGTGCTGGCCGGGCTGAGCGTGGCGGCCCACCTGAACTACTGGTACACGGTGCTGCCGCTGGTGGTGTACGCGGGCGTGCTGGGCCTGGGCGGCTTCGTGAGCGTGGCGACGCTGGCGGGTCTGGCGGTCTTCGCGCTGCTGATCGGGCTGAGCGGCCTGGGCGTGGCGGCCAAGCTGGCCGCCCTGGCGCTGCTGCTGAGCGCGGCGTGGCGCTTCAAGGAGAACATCGGGCGGGTGCTGGACGGCACCGAGCCGCGCATCGGTCAGGACGTGCCGGTGACCGGCAAGCGTGACGACGTGGTGGTGGCCGCCTTCATGATTCACCCGCTGGACCTGCAGGACTTCTGGCAGAGCCGGCGCTTCTCGTGGATGCGTCCGCTGGTGCAGCGCGGCGTGATCCGCGAACAGACGGTGCGCCAGATGGCCGAGAGCATCCGTCCGATGAAGGTGGGTGAGCTGAGCGGCATCCGCACCACCGGCGGCAAGGAGGTGCGCGCCTACCTGCTGAGCAGCCCGCTGCTGCCGGAAGTGTTCCGCGACAACCCGGAGCTGGCCACCCGCCGGGCGGTGGAGGGAGCGCGGTTGGCGCAGGAACTCGGCGCCTCGGTGTTCGGGCTGGGGGCCTTCTGGAGCGTGGTGGGCAACAAGGGCATCGACGTGCAGGCGGCGGTGCCGGGCATCACCGTCACCAACGGCGGGGCGTACACCTCCGGCACCATCAAGGCCGCCATTCCCGGCATCCTGCAGCACTTTCAGGCGGAGGGCCGCGACCTGAAGCAGGCCACCGCCGCCGTGGTGGGCGCCAACGGGGTGGTGGCCTTCGGGATTGCCCGCACCATCGCGCCGCAGGTCCGGCGGGTGATCATGCTGGGCCGCGACCTGGAACGGCTGGAGCGCAGCGCCAACACCCTGCGCCGCGCCAACAAGGACACCGAGATCATCACCACCACCGACTACGGTGCCCTGCGGGAGGCCGACCTGATCTTCACGGCCACCAGCGACCCGGACCCGGTGATTTTCCCGCAGCACGTGAAGCCGGGCACCTGGATCTTCGACGAGGGCCGTCCCGCAGACGTGGACGATTCGGTGCGGGCGGTGCCGGGCGTGCGGATCATTCCCGGCGGCGTGGTGCGCCCGCCGGGCCGGATGCAGACGCAGGTGAACCTGCACTTCGGGGAGGGCGCGGTGCCGGCGTGTCTGGCTGAGACGCTGATCATCGCGGCCACCGGCGAGCACGAGCGCAAGAGCCTGGGCGCGCAGACGCTCACCGAGAACGTCAACTTCTTCGTGGAACAGGCGGACCGGCTGGGCTTTCACGTGGTGGACTGA
- a CDS encoding glutathione S-transferase family protein, giving the protein MTSQFPAETSASGAFVRQPYTFRGRFSRDGSTPFPAEAGRYRLYVSLACPWAHRAVIVRELLGLQDAISLAVVDPVRDERGWALRPGDGHGPDTVGGFQFLSEAYLRSDPNYQGRYTVPCIWDTQTGQLVTNNYPDITLDFETEFTAFQRPGAPDLYPEALRPEIDALNAVIYEEVNNGVYRAGFAANQARYDEAVTTLFARLDALEQHLATRRYLVGGQLTEADIRLFTTLVRFDAVYVGHFKCNLRRLVDYPNLWGYARDLYQRPAFRETVNFDHIKRHYYLTHPKLDPTGIVPLGPLTDWDAPHQRERLA; this is encoded by the coding sequence ATGACCAGCCAGTTTCCGGCCGAAACCAGTGCCAGCGGCGCGTTCGTGCGGCAGCCGTACACCTTCCGGGGCCGCTTCAGCCGCGACGGTTCCACCCCCTTCCCGGCCGAGGCCGGTCGTTACCGGCTGTACGTGTCGCTGGCCTGCCCGTGGGCCCACCGCGCCGTGATCGTGCGGGAACTGCTGGGCCTGCAGGACGCCATCTCGCTGGCGGTGGTGGACCCGGTGCGCGACGAGCGCGGCTGGGCGCTGCGCCCGGGCGACGGCCACGGCCCGGACACGGTGGGCGGCTTTCAGTTCCTGTCGGAAGCGTACCTGCGCTCGGACCCGAACTATCAGGGCCGCTACACCGTGCCGTGCATCTGGGACACGCAGACCGGGCAGCTCGTGACCAACAACTACCCGGACATCACGCTGGACTTCGAGACCGAGTTCACGGCCTTTCAGCGGCCCGGCGCCCCGGACCTGTACCCGGAAGCGCTGCGCCCAGAGATCGACGCCCTCAATGCCGTGATCTACGAGGAGGTGAACAACGGGGTCTACCGGGCGGGCTTCGCGGCCAACCAGGCGCGGTACGACGAGGCCGTCACCACGCTCTTCGCCCGGCTGGATGCGCTGGAGCAGCATCTGGCTACGCGGCGCTACCTGGTGGGCGGGCAGCTGACCGAGGCCGACATCCGGCTGTTCACCACGCTGGTGCGGTTCGACGCGGTATATGTGGGCCACTTCAAGTGCAACCTGCGTAGGCTGGTGGACTACCCGAACCTGTGGGGCTATGCCCGCGACCTGTATCAGCGGCCCGCTTTCCGGGAAACGGTGAACTTCGATCACATCAAGCGTCACTACTACCTGACGCACCCGAAGCTGGACCCCACCGGCATCGTGCCGCTGGGACCGCTGACCGACTGGGACGCACCGCACCAGCGGGAGCGGCTGGCGTGA
- a CDS encoding YifB family Mg chelatase-like AAA ATPase yields MLATVRSVALIGVDAAVVDVEVDVSPGLPAFTIVGLPDQAISESRERVRAAIRNSGYPFPAARITVNLAPADLRKEGPLYDLPIALGVLAAQELLPAAQLHGLLVAGELALDGSLRAVAGAVNLALLAAERQRAVLLPELSAPEAALIDEVTVYGPASLRAAVQHLNGEVLLSPTPPDPPDDTQELLPDLADIKGQAQAKRALEIALAGGHNLLLIGSPGSGKTMLARRAPGLLPRLTRAEALEVTRIHSAAGLLTPRSGLVRTPPYRAPHHTVSDAGLIGGGSIPRPGEVSLAHRGVLFLDEFPEFDRRSLEMLRQPLEDGQLTISRARATVRYPAQFQLIAAMNPCPCGHLGDPERPCTCTPAERTRYASRISGPLLDRIDLVMRVPRLTVDELSRAQPSEPSAVVRSRLQAARETMLQRQGERNGLLAGQALRQHAPLAAGPDAFIRAAARQLALTGRGYDRVLRVARTIADLAGQPDINEAHLAEAVSFRPRSLV; encoded by the coding sequence ATGCTCGCCACCGTGAGGAGTGTGGCCCTGATCGGCGTGGACGCGGCCGTGGTGGACGTGGAGGTGGACGTGTCTCCGGGCCTGCCGGCCTTCACCATCGTGGGCCTGCCGGATCAGGCGATCAGCGAATCGAGGGAGCGGGTCCGCGCAGCCATCCGCAACAGCGGGTACCCGTTTCCGGCCGCCCGCATCACGGTCAATCTGGCGCCCGCCGATCTGAGGAAGGAAGGCCCGCTGTACGACCTGCCGATTGCGCTGGGCGTACTGGCGGCCCAGGAGCTGCTGCCGGCCGCGCAGCTGCACGGGCTGCTGGTGGCCGGAGAACTGGCGCTGGACGGCTCGCTGCGGGCGGTGGCAGGCGCCGTGAACCTGGCCCTGCTGGCGGCCGAGCGGCAGCGCGCGGTGCTGCTGCCGGAGCTCTCGGCCCCGGAGGCCGCACTGATTGACGAGGTGACGGTGTACGGCCCGGCCAGCCTGCGCGCGGCGGTGCAGCACCTGAACGGGGAGGTGCTACTCTCCCCTACTCCCCCGGACCCGCCGGACGACACCCAGGAGCTGCTGCCGGACCTGGCCGACATCAAGGGGCAGGCCCAGGCCAAGCGCGCCCTGGAAATCGCGCTGGCGGGCGGCCACAACCTGCTGCTGATCGGGTCACCCGGCAGCGGGAAGACCATGCTGGCCCGCCGCGCTCCCGGCCTGCTGCCACGCCTTACGCGGGCCGAGGCGCTGGAGGTGACGCGCATCCACAGTGCTGCCGGCCTGCTGACGCCGCGCAGCGGACTGGTGCGGACCCCACCGTACCGGGCGCCGCACCACACGGTCTCGGATGCCGGACTGATCGGGGGCGGCAGCATTCCGCGCCCCGGCGAGGTGTCGCTGGCCCACCGGGGCGTGCTGTTCCTGGACGAGTTTCCGGAATTCGACCGCCGGTCGCTGGAGATGCTGCGTCAGCCGCTGGAGGACGGGCAGCTGACCATCTCCCGGGCGCGGGCCACCGTGCGTTACCCGGCCCAGTTCCAGCTGATCGCCGCGATGAATCCGTGTCCTTGTGGCCACTTGGGTGACCCGGAACGGCCCTGTACCTGCACGCCCGCCGAGCGAACACGGTACGCGTCGCGCATCTCCGGCCCGCTGCTGGACCGCATCGATCTGGTGATGCGGGTGCCGCGCCTGACGGTGGACGAGCTGAGCCGCGCCCAGCCGAGCGAACCGAGCGCCGTGGTGCGATCACGGCTGCAGGCGGCCCGCGAGACGATGCTGCAACGGCAGGGAGAACGCAACGGGCTGCTGGCCGGTCAGGCGCTGCGGCAGCACGCGCCGCTGGCAGCCGGACCCGACGCCTTTATTCGTGCCGCCGCCCGGCAGCTGGCCCTGACCGGGCGCGGCTACGACCGGGTGCTGCGGGTGGCCCGCACCATCGCGGACCTCGCGGGGCAGCCGGACATCAACGAGGCTCATCTGGCCGAGGCAGTGAGTTTCCGCCCGCGCAGCCTGGTGTAG
- a CDS encoding Rrf2 family transcriptional regulator yields MRLSTTDIYAFQALGYLGTQDAARWISSDDISEHTGIARPYLVRILAALSAKGVIRSKKGIGGGYALARKPQLISLCEVVRAVDGPVAPLSCISLNWREHCAEEERCHARNTVYVRMRDAMLAVLQEFSVNDLVQDAQAGVSYHHCLEHLLRPNV; encoded by the coding sequence ATGCGCCTCTCCACCACGGACATCTATGCCTTCCAGGCGCTGGGATACCTGGGAACGCAGGACGCGGCCCGCTGGATCTCCAGCGATGACATCAGCGAACACACCGGCATCGCCCGGCCCTACCTGGTCCGGATCCTGGCGGCCCTGAGCGCCAAGGGCGTGATTCGCAGCAAGAAGGGCATCGGGGGCGGCTACGCGCTGGCCCGCAAACCTCAGCTGATCAGCCTGTGCGAGGTGGTGCGCGCGGTGGACGGGCCGGTAGCGCCGCTCAGCTGTATCTCGCTCAACTGGCGTGAGCACTGTGCTGAGGAAGAACGCTGTCACGCCCGCAACACGGTGTACGTACGGATGCGCGACGCGATGCTCGCGGTGCTTCAGGAGTTCAGCGTGAATGATCTGGTGCAGGATGCCCAGGCGGGCGTCAGCTATCACCACTGCCTGGAACATCTCCTGCGGCCCAACGTCTAG
- a CDS encoding DedA family protein, whose amino-acid sequence MAFSLDPDYLIKTFSYVGMAGIVFAETGLLLGFFLPGDSLLIAAGLFAANGDLNLLLVMLVCAVAAFVGNTAGYWIGRRFGAGVFARVRFLKPEYVVQAREFFARHGNQTLVLSRFIPVIRTLVPTLAGTVGVDFRLFTIYNAVGAVLWSVSVPLAGFLLGKVIPKDILDKYILVVIAVVLVASLIPVGLEVLRRRRKSAT is encoded by the coding sequence ATGGCCTTCTCCCTGGACCCCGACTACCTGATCAAGACCTTCTCCTATGTCGGCATGGCCGGCATCGTGTTTGCCGAGACCGGCCTGCTGCTGGGGTTCTTCCTTCCGGGCGACAGCCTGCTGATCGCCGCCGGCCTGTTTGCCGCCAACGGCGACCTGAACCTGCTGCTGGTGATGCTGGTGTGCGCGGTGGCCGCCTTTGTGGGCAACACCGCCGGCTACTGGATCGGGCGGCGGTTCGGGGCCGGGGTCTTCGCGCGGGTGCGCTTCCTCAAGCCGGAGTACGTGGTGCAGGCCCGGGAGTTCTTCGCGCGGCACGGCAACCAGACGCTGGTGCTGTCGCGCTTCATCCCGGTGATCCGCACCCTGGTGCCCACCCTGGCCGGCACGGTGGGCGTGGATTTCCGGCTGTTCACCATCTACAACGCGGTGGGGGCCGTGCTGTGGAGCGTGTCGGTGCCGCTCGCGGGCTTTCTGCTGGGCAAGGTCATTCCCAAGGACATTCTGGACAAGTACATCCTGGTGGTGATCGCGGTGGTGCTGGTGGCGTCCCTGATTCCGGTGGGCCTGGAGGTTCTGCGCCGGCGCCGCAAGAGCGCCACCTGA